Proteins from one Bos indicus x Bos taurus breed Angus x Brahman F1 hybrid chromosome 19, Bos_hybrid_MaternalHap_v2.0, whole genome shotgun sequence genomic window:
- the COPRS gene encoding coordinator of PRMT5 and differentiation stimulator: MDPPTAGAQSLGAAEQPRGLQLPSGREAPPSPGTTFAPADHSSQEKATENATDRLANGAQSIPHDSPAHGEGTHCEEEGFAEDDEDSDGEPSPWELSEGMSGCLPKEQAGDLFHEDWDLELKADQGNPYDADDIQGCLSQEVRPWVCCAPQGDMIYDPSWHHPPPLIPHYSKMVFETGQFDDAED, from the exons ATGGACCCTCCGACCGCCGGGGCCCAGTCGCTGGGGGCCGCCGAGCAGCCGCGGGGTCTGCAGCTGCCGAGCGGACGGGAGGCGCCCCCGAGTCCGGGG ACTACTTTTGCCCCAGCTGACCACTCCAGTCAGGAGAAAGCGACTGAGAACGCCACAGATCGACTAG CCAACGGAGCACAGAGCATCCCTCACGATAGCCCTGCCCATGGTGAGGGCACCCATTGTGAAGAGGAAGGCTTTGCTGAAGATGACGAGGATTCTGATGGGGAACCGAGTCCCTGGGAGCTGTCAGAAGGAATGTCTGGCTGTCTACCCAAGGAACAGGCTGGTGATCTTTTTCACGAGGACTGGGACCTAGAGTTGAAAGCAGATCAGGGGAATCCATATG ATGCTGACGACATCCAAGGTTGCCTTTCTCAAGAGGTCAGACCCTGGGTGTGCTGTGCCCCGCAAGGAGACATGATCTATGACCCCAGTTGGCACCATCCGCCTCCACTGATACCCCATTATTCCAAGATGGTCTTTGAAACAGGACAGTTTGATGATGCAGAAGACTGA